A segment of the Pseudodesulfovibrio sp. S3 genome:
GCCCTGGACGTGGAAGCCCGAGCCCATGATGAAGAACGCCTCCGGGTCGATGGTGTAGACAAGTTCTTCCAGTTCCTTGAGCTGCATGGACGCGATCATGGTCAGCACGACTTTTTTCGGATCGCCGGTATAGCCGCCGGTCCCTTCGAGGATGGTCACCCCCCGGTCGAGGTCGGTTAGGATGGCCGCGTTGATGGCGGCATGGTGGTCCGAGATGATCATGACCATCTTGCGTTCGGAGAACATGCCGAGCACGTATTCGATGCCCAGTGCAATGACAAAGGTCATGGCAATGGAATAAAGGACGATATGCATGTCCAGGTAAAGGAATCCGGCCAGGAAACCGAGGGAATTGAACCAGAATTCAAACGACCCCATGGACATGTTGAATTTTTCCTTGCAGATCACGGCCAGGATATCCGAGCCGCCCGAGGAGCCCAGGGACCGGAGCACCACGCCCACGCCCGCCCCCATCACCCCGCCGCCCGTGATCACGGCCAGCCAGATGTCCTGCATGTGCAGGGTCCAGGGGATCAGGTCTATGAAGAGGGAAGTGGCGAACATGCCGTAGAGGGAATAGAAGAAGAATCGTTTGCTGACGAACACCCAACCGAGCACGAACACCGGCAGGTTGAGCAGCAGGTACCATTGGCCGGTGGTCAGACCGCCGAAGGCATAATAGCAGAGCAGGGCGATGCCGGAAATGCCGCCGGTCAGCAATCCCTGCGGCACGGCGATGGCCTTGACCGAAAAGGCGATCAGGAACGAGCCGAAAGTGAGCAGGGCGATATTCCACGGCACGCCGAAGGTCATGCCGCGCAGTTTGGTTCCGAAATTGTTTTCCATGGTGTGTCTCCGCTCATGGTTTTAGCGGGTTTTGCGGGGAGGGGAAACCAAAATCGTGCAAAGAAGCGTTCGCGCCCAAGGCTTGCGCATCGGGCGGAATGGAGTTAATTCCAACTTCGTTTGATCAAGATCTACTCCAAGAATACGAGGAAAGAGCACCAATGGACCTGACAGATTTGATTTCCGAACACGACCTGATTGCCCTGCGGCAGGAAC
Coding sequences within it:
- a CDS encoding YitT family protein — encoded protein: MENNFGTKLRGMTFGVPWNIALLTFGSFLIAFSVKAIAVPQGLLTGGISGIALLCYYAFGGLTTGQWYLLLNLPVFVLGWVFVSKRFFFYSLYGMFATSLFIDLIPWTLHMQDIWLAVITGGGVMGAGVGVVLRSLGSSGGSDILAVICKEKFNMSMGSFEFWFNSLGFLAGFLYLDMHIVLYSIAMTFVIALGIEYVLGMFSERKMVMIISDHHAAINAAILTDLDRGVTILEGTGGYTGDPKKVVLTMIASMQLKELEELVYTIDPEAFFIMGSGFHVQGQGFSSRKVY